The Candidatus Margulisiibacteriota bacterium genome segment AGCATAAGCAATATCTTTAACAATATACATATAAAGCTCCTAAGGTTTTATTTTTCCAATACTTTCTTTTCTCACAGCTCTATTCCAGGCAGCATATAACTCATCCTCGCGCAAAATTATCCAGGCTAGTACACGCCGTAGTTCTTTTACTGGCAATTT includes the following:
- a CDS encoding DUF4160 domain-containing protein, which produces MVIQMYFADTRRHHKPHIHVIYNKHKATIALDGELLDGKLPVKELRRVLAWIILREDELYAAWNRAVRKESIGKIKP